The Chryseolinea soli nucleotide sequence TGACCCGCCGCCACCAGAATGGCGCCCTTGCCGGCCAGTGATTTGATCACGGCATCAAATTCCGCGCGTTTAGCACCCGGGTCGAAATGAAGGCTCAGGTTGATAATGTCCGGAGGTGTTGCCAGTTTGTCGATCCATTGCAGCGCGGCAAGCACGTTGGTCATGGACACTTGGCCGTTATCCACCGCTTTTACGATCAGCAGTTTTGCTTCCGGCGCAATGCCCACCAGCCGGTTGGCTGGATCTTCGCGCGCGGCGATGATGCCGGCCAGGAACGTGCCCTGGCTGTCCGGCGATGTGTCCGAAACGTTGTCCGACCCATTCAACACATTGTGCTTGCCGGCGATGGCATCGCCCAGTGCACGATGATCGCTGCTGCCGCTGTCGACCAGGGCTATCGTTATGCCCGCCCCTTTGGTTTGTTTGAATTTGGCATCCAGCACCAGCAACTGGTTATAGTCGAAGCGCGTGTCGCTGGCGGGTGTGGCGTCCTGTGGTTTGGCTTCTTGTGATTTGGTCTCTGCTGGTATGACTTCCCGCGGTGGTGCATCCCGCTGCGGGGCATCCCCGATTGAGGTTTGCAAAGCTTCGAAGTTTGTTCCTCCGCTCCAGTAGTAGTTGGCGGCTTGATCTTTCACCCAGGTGTTCACGCCTTCGAAGGCGTCGCCTTTATAGAGCTTGCCGTCCACGTCGAGTTCGCTGCCGGGCGAGAGGTATTGAAACGTGGGCGCATTAACACTCGGCTTGCCCACCCGCACATTCAGATATTGTGTTACGGTCACTTTCATCAGCCCTTGGGAGTTATAGTTTTGCCGCCACTGCTGGTCTTACCACCGTCGGCCGTTGCGCCGGCGGGTTGGACGCCACTGCGCAGGTTCATGAGCTTGTTCAAAAGGTCGAACCAAAACGGTGCTCCCAATGACAAGGCGAAGGCGGTGAGCAGCCAGCCGGGAACCCTGCAGAGAATATTTTGATAGAACCATTCACCGGAAGGTATCGATTCTTGTGGCACACCTGCACCCTCTTGTCCAGCCCAACCCAGCGCCAGTACTTCCCGCGTTTTTGAGATGTCGTTGGTCACCACTTTCGAGGCTTCATCCATCAGCGTTTTGTTCCGCTTCTCGAGCGCTTCCAGTTCATCGGTTGCTTTTTTCAGCGTATCGCCAGGCGCATTTTGTGCGCGCAGACTTTGCAGGTCTTCCTTCAGGGCAGCGTGCTCTTTCATATAGGCGTCGGCCTGCCTCACCAGTTGTTCACGCAGCTCGGGGTCGTTAGACAATTTATGGATGATCACGACGGTGTCCACATTGAACGTTATGGCAATGCCCAGGCCCACAAAAAAAAGAATGATCTGCGTTCTTTTCTTATACCATCCGGATGCGCGCTCCATCGTGTCGTTGAACCATTGCTCGAGGGCGTTTTGGAATTTTTCGATATCACCATGCGATTCGGCCCACACCGAGCGCAGGTAGATGAGCGTTTCTCCTTTCACAAGCTTCTTTGTTTCCGAAAGGGATATGCCGTTTGTCAACGCGTCATCAATTTTTGAGCGGAAGTCATCGCCGGGTTCGGGATTCGCGCCCTTTAAAATGTCGAGGATCACTTTGCTGAAATTGCGGGCGGCCAGGTAGGAAGGTTTCTTGCTGTTGTTCTGGGCCATGTACTTAATGAGGGGCGACAGATAGAAGGCTTTGCTGAAGTCGTCCGTTTTCACTTCCTTGTCGTTATCGTCGAGCATGCGTTTGATGGCTTTCTCCAGGATCTTGGCGCGCAGGTGCAAAATGTTGGTGGCCAGAATTTCCTGGACGATGGTGGCCAGCAAACTATAGAGCAGGTAGATGAACACGAGCCCGATAACGACATCCAAGGCAATTGAGCCGGTCATGACTTCATGGTTTAATTGTGAGTTTGGTACTTTCTTAATAGTGCTTTCCGCAGCGCGACAGAACGTCAAAACAAAGCCCATCTCTCTAACACTTTTCATGGAGTGTCAGACAAATGGGCTCACTGAACCTAATGTAGAAAAGCAAACACACTTTTCCAATGAGGTGCCTGTTTAATTCTTCCGCATCGACTCCAAATCCCTGAGAGCATGGAGTTGATCTTGCGCAAAACACGAGACAAAATTTAAATTGACCTGCTAATGGAAAGATCCTCCTTCGTCTCTTTAAACCGGAAGATAAAAAAACAAAACCCTGCATCCGTTGTTGTAACATACAACAGATGAAGAAACCATTGCCTGCGCAATAGGAATTTGTCTCTGACGAGCGACAACTTATGATACAGCAGGTCCGCGAGCCCTTTACGATCCTTAAAAAATCATTCCAGCTTATCAGCAACTCCAATCCCCTGCTGCTGTCGGCGGCAACGGCCTTTTTCACGACGTTCGCCTTAGCGCCTGTCCTGATCAATTTGAGCCACTTGT carries:
- a CDS encoding S8 family peptidase, giving the protein MKVTVTQYLNVRVGKPSVNAPTFQYLSPGSELDVDGKLYKGDAFEGVNTWVKDQAANYYWSGGTNFEALQTSIGDAPQRDAPPREVIPAETKSQEAKPQDATPASDTRFDYNQLLVLDAKFKQTKGAGITIALVDSGSSDHRALGDAIAGKHNVLNGSDNVSDTSPDSQGTFLAGIIAAREDPANRLVGIAPEAKLLIVKAVDNGQVSMTNVLAALQWIDKLATPPDIINLSLHFDPGAKRAEFDAVIKSLAGKGAILVAAGQDETAIYSNVAFYPAADPNVLGIGAISKENISSHAINSAIDFVLPNWSFHSLQKSDNAYMTRDGCNVSTAIVSGVLALIRSYLEKNALYENEMALLSNAATRLSASNFNEMLRVYKS